DNA sequence from the Vicia villosa cultivar HV-30 ecotype Madison, WI linkage group LG3, Vvil1.0, whole genome shotgun sequence genome:
TCGAAGACGGAAATTAAACTGCCACACTCTCGCAGTCTCTCTCTCATGGACCCGATCATCCTCTCCGACGAAGATGATCCCACAACACCGTTCTCTCTCCGTTCTAAGAAGCGCCGAACCGAACAACCCAACCCAAACCCTACCGTTTTCCTCATCGACGACGACCCCACTCCGCAGAAGCAGCGCGTTCCTTCCTCTACACCTTCTATCGTTCCCGATACTCCATTCTCCCCTTTATTCGATTCCGAAATTGCAATCGTCAAATGCACCAGACCTTCTGATTCTGCTCCTACGAATTTATCAGGTCAATTTTTATTTTCCTAATCTTTgtttttttcaacaaaaaaacccTAATATCATTTATTCTTAGTTATTTTTATCAATCAATGCATTTGAAATTGGAGCATTACTCATTCTTAACATGTAAATGTTTTTCGCTGAATGTTGTTCAGGAATTAGTCAAATGATATGTTTGGAATCAGATGATGAGCTGGAAAATTCTCGAATTGGGAATTGGAATGAGAATGGAGCAAGAGAGTTTTCTTCTCATGAAGAAATTGCTGGAAATTCAACATGGACTTACCATTCAACTGGTTATGGAAGTTCTCCTGGTAAATGCTTGTTCAGTGTTAACAAGTTAGACTTATTTTTAAATGCATGAAatgctttatttatttgtttattatgttATTGGTAATTACAGACAGACATGTTTCGTGTGAAGATGTTACTCGAGCTGAAAATTCTGGGGACATTCCTTCAAATCCAACCTCCTCACAAGTGGTTAGTCCTCTGATGATTATTGTGTTGTTTTTATGCACACATATGTACAAGATAAGATAAGATTAGTAATAAAAAGTATCAGAGAGAAACTTAAGGTAGCACCTATTGTAGAAAAGATGATAGAGTCCCACCTCAATCGGTTGCTTTGGGTATTAGTTGAGAAGATGAAGACCTGTTAAAGCTCGGATTGAAAGAAAATATTTGGTAGAAAAAAGTCTAATAGTTAAAGGTAGAAGGAGAACAAACCCTTATGAATTATCAAGATTTAAATGATTTGTGACTGGATATTATCATGTTGTTTGACCTACGTAGCTAACTTTAAATAGAATGAACTATAAACAAGACTCTAATGTTTTCTTCTCTCtttcatacacatatattatttttattttctcccTTGCATGCTTCCTACATATTGCTCCATGCATTTCAGAAATCCCTCATTATTTCATGAGTTGTATGGTTATATAATTAGAATAATATGAGCCTGGAGCAGGAAGAGAATCCTAATGAGAAAAATATGAGCATGGAACAGGAAGAGAATCCTAATGAGAAAAGTATGAGCATGGAACAGGAAGAGAATCCTAATGAGAGAAATATGAGCATGGAGCAGGAAGAGAACGTTGACAATATGAAAAATTCCAAAGTCTCTGCAAAGAGCAGAAACAAGGCAACTGGAAAAACAAAGAtgacaaaagaagaaagaagtcGTTTGATGGAAGAAAAGAAACTACTGAAGGAAGTGCGTTTCAGTGTATATTGTTTGGTGTTTATACTTTATATCACTCATGGTTTTGCTCATAATAGCTTATAGTCTTCTACAAATTTGTTTTTCAGCAAGAGAAGTTAAGAAAAGCAGCTATAAAGGCTGAAGCTGCAGAACTgaaaaaaattgagaaagaaaAGCAAAAGTGGGAAAAAGGGAAGTTTGCAATGAAATATATTGTGGCAGAAATAGATGCAAAGGTAGTTGAATCAGGTTCAATTGGAGGTAGGTTATTGGTATCTGAATCCTCAACCATGTGATAATTTTCTTGTAGCTCCTTAATCATGTTTGTTTTCTCATGAAACTTATTTTATATTGCTTATCTGAATTCATGAGTAAGAGATAAGTTTGGACAAAATCTTTAACATGGCTGTCTTCTCATGAAACTTCTATTACCTTTTTTCAGGCCATTTGCTTACTAGGTTTGCTGAAAAAGGGCTTACATATCATATTACGTCAAATCCGATATCAGGGTCCATCTTATGGTCTATGAGAGTTCCAGAAAGTATTTCACAGGTAAGAAATGCCAGTAGttatatattcttatctttatCTTTTTTGGTTTATTCCATATACTTGTTGGTTGTTTGCTTCTGTATCGTGTgtgttcatttatttttgttggaagttataaataaatgattttattttttactttttttaattggGTTAACTGCATTGGTTTACATTTTAATTCCTTTTTGCACTTATAGATTGTAATTTATGCTGATAAGTTTCTAGAGCTAGTGGGGCCCTCTCAAACAGCTGGATTTTCTTAATTTAAGTAAATGAAGGAATTTCAACAGAATAGTGAATACCTATTTGAAACTAGAAGGAAATACAAGTAAGCAAACAAAGAAAAATGTTATGAAATATCTGCAAATTCCAGGAAATGAGAGCTCAACAGTGGCTGAAAATCACTCAAATTTTGTTGCTCCCCTCtccctctctttctctcctccctGGCTCCCTCCTGTTACGAACTTTATGAGCTCTTATCTTTTTCGCTCTTATATTTCAGTGTGTATCCTTATTCAACTCCTGCTCGTGTCCCTTTATTTTTTCTAGGGTACAGCAACAACCTAGCCTTTTATTTTTTCTAGGGTACAACA
Encoded proteins:
- the LOC131662016 gene encoding crossover junction endonuclease EME1B-like isoform X1; its protein translation is MDPIILSDEDDPTTPFSLRSKKRRTEQPNPNPTVFLIDDDPTPQKQRVPSSTPSIVPDTPFSPLFDSEIAIVKCTRPSDSAPTNLSGISQMICLESDDELENSRIGNWNENGAREFSSHEEIAGNSTWTYHSTGYGSSPDRHVSCEDVTRAENSGDIPSNPTSSQVNNMSLEQEENPNEKNMSMEQEENPNEKSMSMEQEENPNERNMSMEQEENVDNMKNSKVSAKSRNKATGKTKMTKEERSRLMEEKKLLKEQEKLRKAAIKAEAAELKKIEKEKQKWEKGKFAMKYIVAEIDAKVVESGSIGGHLLTRFAEKGLTYHITSNPISGSILWSMRVPESISQLSTERIEIPYVLLVYEADKFCNLTVNDSLFDQLNSIRNHYPAYTVCYLTNRLLSYINKREQEKYKNPENNTCWRRPPVEEVLAKLTTNFTKIHSRLCVDEAELAEHVVGLTCSLASCQFRKKLTRLSVNANGSLVSKDSVDRNLIKKSTWLKALVAIPKVQPRFAIAIWKKYPTMKSLLSVYMDPTKSEHEKEFLLKDLMTEGLIGGDRRLGEVCSKRVYRILMAQKGTIRTDDVENGADFFER
- the LOC131662016 gene encoding crossover junction endonuclease EME1B-like isoform X2, whose protein sequence is MDPIILSDEDDPTTPFSLRSKKRRTEQPNPNPTVFLIDDDPTPQKQRVPSSTPSIVPDTPFSPLFDSEIAIVKCTRPSDSAPTNLSGISQMICLESDDELENSRIGNWNENGAREFSSHEEIAGNSTWTYHSTGYGSSPDRHVSCEDVTRAENSGDIPSNPTSSQVEENPNEKNMSMEQEENPNEKSMSMEQEENPNERNMSMEQEENVDNMKNSKVSAKSRNKATGKTKMTKEERSRLMEEKKLLKEQEKLRKAAIKAEAAELKKIEKEKQKWEKGKFAMKYIVAEIDAKVVESGSIGGHLLTRFAEKGLTYHITSNPISGSILWSMRVPESISQLSTERIEIPYVLLVYEADKFCNLTVNDSLFDQLNSIRNHYPAYTVCYLTNRLLSYINKREQEKYKNPENNTCWRRPPVEEVLAKLTTNFTKIHSRLCVDEAELAEHVVGLTCSLASCQFRKKLTRLSVNANGSLVSKDSVDRNLIKKSTWLKALVAIPKVQPRFAIAIWKKYPTMKSLLSVYMDPTKSEHEKEFLLKDLMTEGLIGGDRRLGEVCSKRVYRILMAQKGTIRTDDVENGADFFER
- the LOC131662016 gene encoding crossover junction endonuclease EME1B-like isoform X3 is translated as MDPIILSDEDDPTTPFSLRSKKRRTEQPNPNPTVFLIDDDPTPQKQRVPSSTPSIVPDTPFSPLFDSEIAIVKCTRPSDSAPTNLSGISQMICLESDDELENSRIGNWNENGAREFSSHEEIAGNSTWTYHSTGYGSSPDRHVSCEDVTRAENSGDIPSNPTSSQVEENPNEKSMSMEQEENPNERNMSMEQEENVDNMKNSKVSAKSRNKATGKTKMTKEERSRLMEEKKLLKEQEKLRKAAIKAEAAELKKIEKEKQKWEKGKFAMKYIVAEIDAKVVESGSIGGHLLTRFAEKGLTYHITSNPISGSILWSMRVPESISQLSTERIEIPYVLLVYEADKFCNLTVNDSLFDQLNSIRNHYPAYTVCYLTNRLLSYINKREQEKYKNPENNTCWRRPPVEEVLAKLTTNFTKIHSRLCVDEAELAEHVVGLTCSLASCQFRKKLTRLSVNANGSLVSKDSVDRNLIKKSTWLKALVAIPKVQPRFAIAIWKKYPTMKSLLSVYMDPTKSEHEKEFLLKDLMTEGLIGGDRRLGEVCSKRVYRILMAQKGTIRTDDVENGADFFER